The following coding sequences lie in one Spinacia oleracea cultivar Varoflay chromosome 1, BTI_SOV_V1, whole genome shotgun sequence genomic window:
- the LOC110801657 gene encoding uncharacterized protein gives MVESSEQAIVPSSNQNNPLPEIESHFSNVLYDLSQQVQGAMEDLLKMINEIDVHSAEVTEEMERCRESALEKRKAIEEEKECFQKAAYAVLDVLNIGEGKREDQMFLENGTEY, from the exons ATGGTGGAATCGTCAGAGCAAGCAATTGTGCCTTCGTCGAATCAAAATAATCCACTTCCAGAGATTGAATCTCACTTTTCAAATGTCCTCTAtg ATCTTTCCCAGCAAGTACAAGGAGCAATGGAGGACCTGCTTAAGATGATAAA TGAAATCGATGTGCATTCTGCTGAAGTAACTGAAGAAATGGAGAGATGCAGAGAATCTGCACTTGAGAAGAGGAAGGCCATCGAGGAAGAGAAGGAATGTTTCCAGAAAGCTGCTTACGCTGTTCTAGACGTGCTGAATATTGGAGAGGGCAAACGAGAAGATCA GATGTTTCTGGAAAATGGTACAGAGTATTGA